A region of Drosophila suzukii chromosome 2L, CBGP_Dsuzu_IsoJpt1.0, whole genome shotgun sequence DNA encodes the following proteins:
- the Nepl9 gene encoding uncharacterized protein Nepl9 → MRWKLQFVLIAIVIQIVRSQNDQDSEAEVETDFGSKTELAFFTKLYDSNLRKMVKIKNNSSDPCEDFYAHACGNFDRELEENPDDFLPPYLYNKQDRMDFFSSEVGNFETIVGKLISQLYEECRKRGEGNVFGGTSKTTQWERLLEEIPFLARHEQVLSSWPFLRHQWERRQLNGQLNWIVLSAQLAAHGLPTLLRIYFALDTIYVTPMEDLPCPSMEEFKSSLSDVLKGRHHQAAHIIAHEMRVLCRGMRGELPLARSLTRNGRTTTQRPSQEQLILDENTKDYFQLFFAELNFSKEQLEMARKFPLDVPKISQAWEALRQTEPRIVYNYVMWQAKEQLRYPDCYKISEEFERLLHSEYWQWHVLSPHLTRDVALAAYQLHTTRFQKIRRASLSRRDWYGHLWPASVEKKELQVARILQTHAQNYLNITELNENYGGLGFANNSFHGNLLLLRKAQLRHSFASPYVDEEDVNQPPYFLRHFLHFVLLSLHRPTYHYYATQGLELWRQSGLLLDTDGRYTAMDCLERQSLQHYDAELAPIYRPLGSEEVAETFHFYRSFQYSLRDYHFWLQGERFAFAETAVLQFFGLDPQKVLFYAVAQQLCNRQTEIFAAQLNRGYMNMPEFQEAFKCEAEKPMNPSSRCMINMCE, encoded by the coding sequence atgcGCTGGAAGCTTCAGTTTGTTTTGATCGCTATTGTAATTCAAATAGTGAGGTCTCAAAATGATCAGGATTCGGAAGCGGAAGTGGAAACGGATTTCGGTTCGAAAACGGAGTTAGCGTTTTTTACCAAACTGTACGATAGCAACCTGCGAAAGATggtgaaaattaaaaacaactcatCGGATCCGTGTGAAGATTTTTATGCCCATGCCTGCGGAAACTTTGATCGAGAACTAGAGGAAAATCCAGATGATTTTCTGCCACCATATCTTTATAACAAACAAGACCGAATGGACTTCTTTTCGTCTGAGGTTGGAAATTTTGAAACCATAGTAGGAAAATTGATTTCACAACTTTATGAGGAGTGTCGAAAGAGGGGAGAAGGTAATGTTTTTGGTGGAACTTCCAAAACCACCCAGTGGGAGCGTCTGCTGGAGGAGATTCCCTTCCTGGCCAGACATGAGCAAGTGCTCTCCTCCTGGCCTTTTCTCAGACATCAATGGGAGAGAAGACAACTCAATGGCCAGCTCAATTGGATAGTTCTATCGGCTCAACTGGCAGCCCATGGTTTACCCACTCTACTGCGAATCTACTTTGCCCTGGATACGATTTATGTGACTCCCATGGAGGATCTGCCCTGTCCCAGTATGGAGGAATTCAAATCAAGTCTATCTGATGTCTTAAAGGGTCGTCATCATCAAGCGGCCCATATAATAGCACATGAGATGAGGGTTCTTTGTCGTGGAATGAGGGGAGAACTACCGTTGGCGAGGAGTTTAACCAGGAATGGAAGGACTACAACCCAGAGACCCAGTCAAGAACAGCTGATCTTGGATGAAAACACCAAGGACTACTTTCAGCTCTTTTTTGCCGAACTTAATTTCTCTAAGGAGCAGCTGGAAATGGCACGAAAGTTTCCCCTAGATGTGCCGAAGATCAGCCAAGCCTGGGAAGCTCTTAGGCAAACGGAACCCCGAATAGTCTACAACTATGTGATGTGGCAGGCCAAGGAGCAGCTCCGATATCCGGATTGCTATAAAATATCCGAGGAATTCGAGAGATTACTGCACTCGGAATACTGGCAATGGCATGTTTTAAGTCCCCATCTAACTAGGGATGTGGCTTTGGCTGCCTATCAACTGCATACAACCCGTTTCCAGAAGATAAGAAGAGCCAGTCTTTCTAGAAGAGATTGGTATGGTCATCTTTGGCCAGCTTCGGTGGAGAAAAAGGAGCTACAGGTGGCACGCATCCTCCAGACTCATGCTCAAAACTATCTTAACATCACAGAACTTAACGAAAACTATGGAGGTTTGGGATTTGCCAACAACTCCTTTCATGGAAATCTTCTGCTCCTTCGAAAGGCTCAACTGCGTCATAGTTTTGCATCGCCCTATGTGGATGAAGAGGATGTGAATCAACCACCCTATTTCCTGAGGCACTTTCTCCATTTCGTATTGCTCTCACTGCATCGACCGACTTATCACTATTATGCCACCCAGGGTTTGGAACTTTGGAGGCAATCCGGACTTCTCTTGGACACCGATGGTCGCTATACCGCTATGGACTGCCTCGAAAGGCAATCTTTGCAACACTACGATGCAGAATTGGCTCCAATTTATAGACCACTTGGCTCGGAAGAGGTCGCGGAGACCTTTCATTTCTACCGTTCATTTCAGTATTCCCTCAGGGATTATCACTTTTGGCTGCAGGGTGAAAGATTTGCCTTTGCCGAGACCGCTGTGCTGCAGTTCTTCGGATTGGATCCTCAGAAGGTGCTCTTCTATGCGGTGGCCCAGCAGTTGTGTAATCGCCAAACGGAGATCTTTGCGGCCCAACTAAATAGGGGCTACATGAATATGCCCGAGTTCCAGGAGGCCTTCAAGTGTGAAGCCGAAAAGCCCATGAATCCCTCGTCCAGATGCATGATCAATATGTGTGAATAA
- the LOC108006004 gene encoding hydroxysteroid dehydrogenase-like protein 1 produces the protein MQPVLEVSIYTLLRMAFIWQLISAAIYLVGLLCIATFLYDNLKSLISIIKAVLEPYFQPQLPKTLVEKYGQWAVVTGATDGIGKEYARELARQGLNLVLISRTKEKLISVTNEIESQYKVKTKWIAVDFAKGREVYDQIEKELAGIDVGILVNNVGMMYEHPETLDLVSEDLLWDMLTVNMGSVTMLTRKILPKMIGRRRGAIVNLGSSSELQPLPNMTVYAASKKFITYFSKGLELELAEHNIHVQLLMPNFVVTKMNAYADRVMQGGLLFPNAYTYARSAVFTLGKTSETNGFWTHGIQYALMKLAPLPIRTFMGHQLFKRLRIEALEQKQKKLKLI, from the exons ATGCAGCCAGTTCTGGAAGTGAGCATTTACACGCTGCTCAGGATGGCGTTTATTTGGCAGCTGATCTCGGCGGCTATCTATCTAGTGGGATTGCTTTGTATAGCCACGTTCCTGTATGACAACCTAAAGTCCCTGATAAGCATCATCAAGGCCGTTCTGGAACCCTACTTCCAGCCGCAGTTACCAAAGACCTTGGTGGAAAAATATGGACAATGGGCAG TGGTGACTGGTGCCACCGATGGCATTGGAAAGGAATATGCCAGGGAGCTGGCTCGTCAGGGTCTCAACCTGGTACTCATCTCGAGGACGAAGGAGAAGCTGATTTCAGTCACCAATGAGATTG AGAGCCAGTACAAAGTGAAGACCAAGTGGATTGCTGTGGATTTCGCCAAAGGTCGCGAGGTATACGATCAAATCGAGAAAGAACTGGCGGGAATAGACGTTGGCATTTTGG TAAACAATGTGGGCATGATGTACGAGCACCCCGAGACCCTTGACCTGGTCTCGGAGGATCTGCTGTGGGACATGCTCACTGTCAACATGGGATCGGTAACCATGCTCACCCGCAAGATCCTGCCCAAGATGATTGGTCGCCGAAGGGGAGCCATTGTGAACCTGGGATCCTCTTCGGAACTCCAGCCCCTGCCCAACATGACTGTCTATGCGGCCAGCAAGAAGTTTATTACCTACTTTTCTAAGGGCCTGGAACTGGAGCTGGCCGAGCACAATATCCATGTGCAGCTGTTGATGCCCAACTTTGTGGTGACCAAAATGAATGCCTATGCCGATAGGGTTATGCAGGGAGGTCTACTTTTCCCCAATGCCTATACATATGCCCGCTCCGCCGTCTTTACACTGGGAAAAACAAGCGAGACGAATGGTTTCTGGACTCATGGGATTCAG TACGCCCTAATGAAGTTGGCTCCCTTGCCGATTCGCACATTTATGGGACATCAACTTTTCAAGCGGCTGAGAATCGAGGCCCTCGagcaaaagcaaaagaaaCTGAAGCTGATTTAA